One part of the Palaemon carinicauda isolate YSFRI2023 chromosome 23, ASM3689809v2, whole genome shotgun sequence genome encodes these proteins:
- the Ilp7 gene encoding probable insulin-like peptide 7: MKKDMVVLVLAATVTLISSTSAFDQNLLQRIDSRTVSEWEAAWSEERLALCRARLRHNLDAICGKDVYRRSPGQVRYKRRAPKCHRAQGGTNNNDDNKTSTVNTIMSYPPASADVRPSLPDTGQNTEEVRPPFLSEQQANLFVTTWMRGRSVEHGRRRRQSQSITSECCTAVGCTWEEYAEYCPTSSRVRPGVIPI; encoded by the exons ATGAAAAAGGATATG GTCGTGTTGGTGTTGGCGGCAACTGTGACTCTCATATCATCGACGTCGGCTTTCGACCAGAACCTCTTGCAGCGCATCGACAGCAG GACGGTTAGCGAGTGGGAAGCAGCGTGGAGTGAAGAGAGGCTGGCACTATGTCGGGCCAGGCTTAGGCACAACCTGGACGCCATCTGTGGCAAAGATGTCTACCGTAGATCGCCCGGCCAGGTACGCTACAAGAGGAGAGCTCCGAAATGCCATCGGGCACAAG GTGGAACGAACAACAACGATGATAACAAGACATCCACTGTTAATACCATTATGAGTTACCCTCCGGCCTCCGCGGATGTTAGACCGTCCCTCCCTGACACAGGCCAAAACACAGAGGAAGTAAG ACCACCTTTTCTAAGCGAACAGCAAGCTAACCTTTTTGTCACCACCTGGATGAGGGGAAGGAGTGTTGAACACGGTCGTCGTCGCAGACAGTCTCAATCAATCACTTCAGAGTGTTGTACTGCAGTAGGGTGCACATGGGAAGAATACGCTGAATATTGTCCAACTTCCAGTAGAGTACGGCCTGGAGTTATACCAATCTAA